The following are from one region of the Syntrophobacterales bacterium genome:
- a CDS encoding DUF932 domain-containing protein, which yields MPANVDTMAYVGEVPWHKQGKPVPPNVTAEQMIRAAGLDWTVEKRPARGTKPTANSRGKEIFSRYEMVRIPKPNSKEEVVVLGLVSDRYKPLQNLEAFQFFDPIVDRKTATYETAGALGDGERIWVLAKMPGAIKVVLGDECHKYLLLSNSHTGQGSVIVKFTAVRVVCQNTLTMAMKDGQSAFRVRHSAKMSERLDEVGELIAAANQIYEEAAESFKRLAATQVKNKRMLEEYLAALFPRSEPQKKTGAHPPKWDHVTDLFETIPDLQIKGVKGSFWAAYNAVTRFEDYRVVQNENGANRLNRVWFGAGADLKKKALTEALRMADNN from the coding sequence ACCTAACGTGACTGCAGAACAGATGATTCGGGCCGCCGGCTTGGACTGGACTGTTGAGAAACGACCTGCCAGAGGAACCAAGCCTACTGCCAACTCGCGAGGCAAAGAAATATTTTCACGTTACGAAATGGTTCGTATTCCCAAACCAAACAGCAAAGAGGAGGTCGTGGTTTTAGGGCTGGTCTCAGACCGTTATAAACCTCTTCAGAATTTAGAAGCATTTCAGTTTTTCGATCCAATCGTGGACCGGAAAACCGCAACCTATGAGACAGCCGGTGCCTTGGGAGATGGCGAACGCATTTGGGTACTGGCAAAGATGCCAGGTGCCATTAAGGTGGTTCTCGGGGACGAGTGTCACAAGTATCTTCTCCTCTCCAACTCGCATACTGGACAAGGCTCCGTAATAGTAAAGTTTACAGCCGTTCGTGTAGTCTGCCAGAACACACTAACAATGGCAATGAAAGATGGACAATCCGCCTTTCGCGTGCGCCACAGCGCTAAGATGAGCGAGCGTTTAGATGAAGTAGGAGAGTTGATCGCTGCTGCCAACCAAATTTATGAAGAAGCAGCTGAAAGTTTCAAAAGACTGGCAGCAACTCAGGTAAAAAACAAGCGAATGCTTGAAGAATATCTTGCTGCTTTATTTCCGAGAAGCGAACCCCAGAAAAAGACGGGAGCACATCCACCGAAATGGGATCACGTGACAGATTTGTTCGAGACCATCCCAGACCTGCAAATTAAGGGAGTTAAAGGAAGCTTTTGGGCGGCATACAATGCGGTCACACGATTTGAAGACTATCGAGTAGTACAGAACGAAAATGGTGCTAATCGGCTGAACCGTGTCTGGTTTGGTGCGGGCGCTGATCTTAAAAAAAAGGCGCTTACGGAAGCCTTACGGATGGCGGATAACAACTGA
- the pglZ gene encoding BREX-1 system phosphatase PglZ type B, which yields MTILESILKYLRSAASYNKHDLAPPRVILWPDEEGLWKRCIEPLRANYPALWSLGDYAPDQMTGPAVWLRYQLEVHEGEDIPVIYLPGIGRYAFRSAEQFPNQARHLFALQFQGQFWTQKNGKDWTPFAFFSSVDGGLGLEIAGNQDTRKAIQESLPKLMEVEMGALRGHKLEAGDFRAIVTRDPAQTLLRWMGNPDKIRMDLQGSGAEWESFCAVCRAEYHFDPEKDGAITAAEKLASSAPPWKLVWARYKEAPLNYPGIKEALEFVVPGDLFHVVDEFKPSYNQKDEERLEKELLALSSASPKDAIAKIKKLAAAHAHRSTWVWATLGEAPLAFAIGHLQDLSDAVQTPVNPSTWKGLADYYSTLGWKADRSMLRALDAARSSTAATKAVTAAIRAVYPAWLEKFSTLLQALAATYPTTGPQSCRTLPVEEGTVYLFADGLRMDVAKELVEKLIFAELDVDFEHEWAALPTVTATAKPAWKPLAGKLEGPLEGTGFEPKERANGKALTHARFKQLVEELGINFLVADSSLFPTGCAWTEFGSIDDYGHHEGAKLAWRIEEELAGLQQRIVELIQGGWKKIKVITDHGWLLLPGGLPKSELPKHLTASKWSRCAIPGAGAKHGYPMTSWFWDSAEAVVLAPGVSCFTAGMEYAHGGLTLQEALIPSLTISAKQTGAGNAVVLKEINWAGMRLYVVFEGAAGLIIDIRGKVADAGTSFAASPIAVAADGGKTSLLVEDDGALGKAAFLVIVDQNGQPIFKQNIVIGEN from the coding sequence GTGACGATACTCGAATCCATACTGAAATATTTACGCAGCGCGGCCTCATATAACAAGCATGATCTGGCTCCACCCAGGGTCATCCTCTGGCCCGACGAGGAGGGGCTCTGGAAGCGGTGTATCGAGCCGCTGCGGGCGAACTATCCGGCGTTGTGGTCGCTTGGAGATTATGCTCCCGACCAGATGACGGGCCCGGCGGTCTGGCTGCGATATCAGTTGGAGGTGCATGAAGGCGAGGACATCCCAGTCATCTACCTGCCCGGCATCGGACGCTATGCTTTTCGCAGTGCAGAACAATTTCCGAATCAGGCAAGGCATCTATTTGCCCTGCAATTCCAGGGGCAATTCTGGACGCAGAAAAACGGAAAAGACTGGACGCCCTTTGCATTTTTTTCGAGTGTCGATGGCGGTCTCGGGCTGGAAATAGCAGGCAATCAGGACACAAGGAAGGCGATTCAGGAGAGCTTGCCAAAGCTTATGGAAGTGGAAATGGGGGCGCTCCGGGGGCACAAGCTGGAGGCGGGAGACTTCCGGGCGATCGTAACGAGGGATCCGGCGCAGACGCTTTTGAGATGGATGGGAAATCCGGACAAAATCAGGATGGATCTGCAAGGGTCAGGGGCGGAATGGGAGAGCTTTTGCGCCGTCTGCCGGGCGGAATATCACTTTGACCCGGAGAAGGATGGTGCGATCACCGCGGCGGAGAAGCTGGCCAGTAGCGCGCCTCCCTGGAAATTGGTATGGGCGCGCTACAAGGAGGCGCCACTTAACTATCCGGGAATCAAGGAGGCTCTTGAATTCGTAGTTCCCGGCGATCTTTTCCATGTGGTTGACGAGTTTAAGCCGAGCTATAACCAGAAAGATGAAGAACGTCTGGAAAAAGAGCTGCTTGCGCTATCTTCGGCATCGCCAAAGGATGCCATCGCGAAAATCAAAAAGCTGGCAGCCGCGCATGCCCATCGCTCCACCTGGGTTTGGGCCACTTTAGGGGAAGCTCCGCTGGCTTTTGCCATAGGCCATCTGCAAGATTTGTCAGATGCTGTACAAACACCGGTAAATCCTTCAACTTGGAAAGGATTGGCGGATTATTACTCGACGCTTGGCTGGAAAGCCGACCGCAGTATGTTACGGGCTCTGGATGCAGCGCGCTCCTCCACGGCAGCCACAAAGGCGGTAACTGCCGCCATCCGGGCGGTTTATCCTGCGTGGCTCGAAAAGTTTTCCACGCTGCTCCAGGCTCTGGCGGCCACCTATCCCACCACAGGGCCGCAGTCCTGTCGTACCTTGCCGGTTGAGGAAGGCACAGTCTATCTTTTTGCCGACGGTCTGCGTATGGATGTGGCCAAAGAGCTGGTAGAAAAACTTATCTTTGCTGAATTGGATGTTGATTTCGAGCATGAATGGGCCGCGCTGCCGACGGTTACCGCAACCGCCAAGCCTGCATGGAAGCCGCTTGCCGGAAAATTGGAAGGCCCGCTGGAGGGGACAGGCTTTGAACCGAAAGAACGGGCAAACGGGAAGGCGCTTACCCACGCGCGCTTCAAACAACTTGTCGAAGAACTGGGGATAAACTTTCTGGTTGCTGATTCATCCCTTTTTCCAACTGGTTGCGCCTGGACGGAGTTCGGTTCCATTGACGACTATGGCCATCATGAGGGGGCAAAATTGGCGTGGAGAATTGAAGAAGAGCTGGCCGGATTACAGCAGCGAATAGTCGAACTCATTCAGGGGGGCTGGAAGAAAATCAAGGTAATCACGGATCACGGCTGGCTTTTACTACCCGGAGGGTTGCCGAAATCAGAATTGCCCAAGCATCTGACGGCATCCAAGTGGAGCCGTTGCGCCATCCCCGGGGCAGGCGCCAAGCACGGCTATCCGATGACCTCATGGTTTTGGGACTCGGCCGAAGCCGTTGTCCTGGCCCCCGGTGTATCGTGCTTTACAGCCGGGATGGAGTATGCCCACGGCGGTCTTACCCTGCAGGAGGCCCTTATCCCCTCCTTGACAATATCCGCGAAGCAAACGGGCGCGGGGAATGCTGTTGTCCTCAAGGAGATTAATTGGGCGGGGATGAGGCTGTACGTGGTTTTTGAGGGTGCCGCTGGCTTAATCATTGATATTCGCGGGAAAGTTGCAGATGCCGGGACCAGCTTTGCCGCAAGCCCGATAGCCGTCGCGGCTGATGGCGGCAAGACCAGCCTTCTTGTGGAAGATGACGGGGCGCTCGGCAAGGCGGCATTCCTCGTTATCGTTGATCAGAATGGCCAACCAATTTTCAAGCAGAATATAGTGATTGGAGAAAACTGA
- the brxL gene encoding BREX system Lon protease-like protein BrxL has product MQLDPLDQIAAKAFEGYLVRKDLVRQFKGQYPVPTYVAEFLLGRYCASVDESEIQEGLAIVQRQLASRTVRAGEEELFKARAKEQGRVKLIDLIKARLDAKNDCFLAELPSLRLNDVRIADDLVNTHDRMLTGGFYAEVDLTYDPGIAEEKNGRPFGIESLREIQLSKSDVLEALCKGRLLFTFKEWRDLLLRSVGLEPSILGDRTCDVMLLRMVPFVENNYNVVELGPRGTGKSHLYQQVSPYAHLVSGGKATVAKMFVNNANGQRGLVCQYDVVCFDEVSGISFDQKDGVNIMKGYMESGEFSRGKESIRGFGGIVMVGNFEVDVEHQQRIGHLFGPLPPEMRDDTAFMDRIHSYIPGWNVPKVSREQLTEHFGLVSDYVSSCWNHLRSQSRVNKLQGRIQFGGALSGRDTSATHKTMSGLLKLMFPDPEADIPDDAIEWAAKLALECRRRVKEQQKRIGAAEFRNTHFSFTMIPDGMEQFVSTPELHNENSIGSDPLAAGQVWALSPGSTGENPGLFRIEVTEGPGSGVKILNQSPPGPLKESVRCAEQNLYARAKELVGDRDPRSHEFTIQFRAFDACKSAAATGMPILLAMSSALVERSLEGGLVIVGGLNLGGSIEPIYNAVSIIELAADKGAQKILMPVSARKQLFELPDDLATKVTVVYYADAKDALLKALSE; this is encoded by the coding sequence ATGCAACTCGACCCACTGGACCAAATCGCTGCCAAGGCATTTGAAGGATATCTTGTACGTAAAGACCTCGTGCGCCAATTCAAAGGCCAATATCCGGTGCCCACCTATGTGGCTGAGTTTCTGCTTGGGCGATATTGTGCAAGCGTAGATGAGTCGGAAATCCAGGAAGGGCTTGCCATCGTGCAAAGGCAACTGGCCAGCCGAACGGTCCGCGCGGGCGAGGAAGAACTCTTCAAGGCCCGCGCCAAAGAGCAGGGGCGCGTGAAACTTATCGATCTTATCAAGGCTCGGTTGGATGCCAAAAACGACTGTTTTCTGGCCGAACTCCCCAGTCTTCGGCTCAATGATGTTCGCATCGCGGATGATCTGGTCAATACGCATGATCGCATGCTGACGGGAGGTTTTTACGCGGAGGTAGATCTCACTTACGATCCCGGCATCGCTGAAGAAAAGAATGGACGCCCGTTCGGTATCGAATCCCTGCGCGAAATCCAGCTCTCGAAGAGCGACGTGCTGGAAGCCCTGTGCAAAGGGAGACTTCTCTTCACGTTCAAGGAATGGAGGGATTTGCTCCTTCGCAGCGTGGGGCTGGAACCTTCAATTCTCGGAGACCGAACGTGCGATGTCATGCTTCTCCGCATGGTCCCGTTTGTAGAGAATAATTATAATGTGGTGGAACTTGGCCCCCGGGGTACAGGCAAGAGCCACCTTTACCAGCAGGTGTCGCCTTACGCACATCTTGTCTCAGGTGGCAAGGCCACCGTCGCAAAAATGTTCGTCAACAACGCCAATGGCCAGCGCGGCCTCGTTTGCCAATATGACGTGGTTTGCTTCGACGAAGTGTCCGGTATCTCCTTCGACCAGAAGGACGGCGTGAACATCATGAAGGGATACATGGAGTCGGGGGAATTCAGCAGGGGCAAGGAGAGCATCCGCGGCTTTGGTGGGATAGTCATGGTAGGCAACTTCGAAGTCGATGTGGAACATCAGCAACGCATCGGACACCTCTTCGGACCGCTCCCGCCGGAGATGCGCGACGACACGGCATTTATGGATCGCATTCATTCCTACATTCCCGGCTGGAACGTGCCAAAAGTGAGTCGAGAGCAGTTGACCGAACATTTCGGTCTGGTCAGCGATTACGTTTCCTCGTGCTGGAACCATCTGCGTTCTCAAAGCCGGGTTAACAAACTCCAGGGTCGTATCCAATTCGGAGGCGCCTTGAGCGGACGCGACACATCGGCAACGCATAAGACGATGAGTGGGCTTCTCAAACTGATGTTTCCTGATCCGGAAGCCGACATCCCCGACGACGCCATCGAATGGGCCGCCAAACTTGCACTGGAATGTCGCCGCAGGGTGAAGGAACAGCAGAAGCGCATCGGGGCTGCCGAATTCCGAAACACCCATTTCAGTTTCACCATGATCCCCGATGGGATGGAACAATTCGTCTCCACACCTGAGCTCCACAACGAGAACAGCATCGGTAGCGACCCGCTCGCTGCCGGACAGGTATGGGCATTATCCCCAGGCAGCACGGGTGAAAATCCGGGCCTGTTCCGCATTGAAGTAACTGAAGGTCCGGGAAGCGGGGTGAAAATTCTTAATCAAAGCCCTCCGGGGCCGCTCAAGGAGAGCGTCCGCTGTGCCGAACAGAATCTCTATGCCCGGGCAAAGGAGCTGGTCGGTGATCGCGATCCGCGATCGCACGAGTTCACCATTCAATTCCGCGCCTTTGATGCCTGCAAGAGTGCTGCGGCTACAGGGATGCCCATCCTGCTCGCTATGAGTTCCGCGCTTGTCGAGCGTAGCCTGGAAGGCGGACTCGTCATCGTCGGCGGGCTCAATCTCGGGGGATCCATCGAGCCCATTTACAACGCCGTTAGTATTATTGAACTGGCTGCCGATAAAGGCGCGCAAAAAATCCTCATGCCAGTCTCTGCCCGCAAGCAACTCTTCGAATTACCGGATGACTTGGCCACCAAGGTCACTGTCGTCTATTACGCGGATGCAAAGGACGCCCTGCTCAAGGCGCTCAGTGAGTGA
- a CDS encoding AAA family ATPase encodes MRLKQLVVKNIGVFSGTRRFDFDDNLTVIYGKNFSGKSTLARALYFSLCGKILNTGITSKDIVAVGMNSGTVGITYIIRDKLCRLYRSTKGDVQEEFFTDQRWHPSEGSALPQLNFHQWKVGYFLKEEELGEFLTQTPANRRDLLHKLLGVENLMAARDMFVNFRRYSKSLEKMSAARRSALSSGTGADCAEELKERLKEVRALEERIDMGNGRDENYRLFVELEKTRAAFSSRREVILEEIKKSLSDFNDVTELNDILKELANRLALRDQYLKQISTQQGMRTALINQLKNEDILISSLHKTQKNQVCPTCLQIISPDQRNKLLDDIENRKLLLAKEIQKTESTEKELSKALYLLDQLTEKYADLKERSARLQHFNQELDENEQQLTELSRKIDLIARNADCEESLELRNKLERSKESLKVLETEHALFERRQLEIKKADAEMLTTSHNRLFSEWITDALDMTIKSTMGVSLRQVERGIQGCLKSFDLLRGQNATLNLEKTQLLPDFENRNFHSLSGSEKGILYLALKVEISRLMQGSDFMVLDSPSVYLDELRRERLRDYLLSLTPGKQIILLTNDLNFANLMTDGTRINL; translated from the coding sequence ATGAGATTAAAGCAACTTGTCGTAAAAAACATCGGCGTATTCTCCGGCACTCGGCGATTCGATTTTGATGATAATCTGACAGTAATTTACGGGAAGAATTTTTCCGGGAAATCGACTCTGGCACGGGCTCTCTATTTTTCCTTGTGCGGAAAAATTCTGAATACAGGAATTACATCAAAAGACATCGTTGCCGTTGGCATGAATAGCGGAACGGTCGGGATAACTTATATTATTCGCGACAAGCTCTGTCGCCTTTACCGATCCACAAAAGGAGATGTGCAGGAGGAGTTTTTCACGGATCAAAGATGGCATCCAAGCGAAGGATCGGCGCTTCCGCAGCTTAATTTTCATCAATGGAAAGTGGGATATTTCCTGAAAGAAGAAGAATTGGGCGAATTTCTCACTCAAACACCTGCTAACCGCAGGGACCTCCTTCACAAATTGCTCGGTGTCGAAAATTTGATGGCTGCCAGGGACATGTTTGTCAACTTTCGCCGTTATTCCAAAAGCCTTGAAAAAATGTCTGCGGCCAGGCGAAGCGCCTTGTCTTCCGGTACCGGTGCTGATTGCGCCGAGGAATTGAAGGAACGACTCAAAGAGGTTAGAGCACTGGAAGAAAGAATTGACATGGGGAATGGTAGGGATGAAAATTATCGCCTGTTCGTTGAGCTGGAAAAAACGAGGGCGGCGTTCTCTTCCAGGCGAGAGGTGATATTGGAAGAAATAAAGAAATCACTATCAGATTTCAACGACGTTACTGAATTGAATGATATACTGAAAGAACTTGCCAATCGTCTTGCTCTTCGCGACCAATACCTGAAACAGATATCGACTCAACAGGGAATGCGCACCGCCTTGATAAATCAGTTGAAAAATGAAGACATCCTGATTTCCTCGCTTCATAAAACGCAAAAAAATCAAGTATGTCCCACCTGTCTGCAAATCATATCACCCGATCAGCGTAACAAACTTCTTGACGATATAGAGAATAGGAAACTGTTACTGGCAAAAGAAATACAGAAAACAGAATCAACCGAGAAGGAATTAAGCAAGGCCCTGTATTTGCTCGACCAGCTTACAGAAAAATATGCTGATCTTAAGGAACGATCCGCAAGATTGCAGCATTTTAACCAGGAACTTGACGAAAATGAACAACAACTGACGGAATTATCCAGGAAGATCGACCTGATTGCCCGGAACGCCGACTGCGAGGAATCTCTCGAACTCCGGAATAAGTTGGAAAGATCAAAGGAATCATTGAAGGTTCTGGAGACTGAGCATGCGTTATTCGAACGCCGGCAGCTTGAAATTAAAAAAGCGGATGCTGAAATGCTCACGACATCCCATAATCGACTCTTTTCGGAATGGATAACGGACGCTCTCGATATGACCATCAAATCAACAATGGGGGTGTCTCTTCGCCAAGTCGAAAGGGGAATTCAGGGATGTCTGAAAAGTTTTGATTTACTGCGCGGACAAAATGCTACTCTCAATCTGGAAAAGACCCAATTGCTTCCCGACTTTGAGAATCGCAATTTCCATTCGCTGTCAGGAAGTGAAAAAGGAATTTTGTATCTTGCTTTGAAAGTTGAAATTTCCCGTCTTATGCAGGGGAGTGATTTTATGGTACTGGACAGCCCGAGCGTTTATCTTGATGAACTGCGCCGTGAACGTTTGCGTGATTATCTTTTGTCGTTAACACCCGGAAAACAGATTATCCTTCTTACCAATGATCTCAATTTTGCTAATCTGATGACAGATGGAACGAGAATCAATCTATGA
- a CDS encoding RecQ family ATP-dependent DNA helicase, translated as MKSEIEEIMEMFDKTISGNDPLPEEMICNTNPDVEQRSQYRTILKTIFGYDTFWPLQEKVIAHILEKKDALVVMPTGGGKSLCYQIPGMIFEGLTIVVSPLISLMKDQVDQLWENGVPALFLNSSLSMEEYRDNVTRLRDNSVKFLYLSPEALQATRMLALLAEFKVDCLAIDEAHCISEWGHDFRPEYRMLADARRAFPSACCVALTATATPRVRADIRQFLNIDKKSEYVGSFNRPNLFLEVAPKTEPLKKALALIERYQNESGIIYCGSRRQTEELYRILLDRGYSVRPYHAGLSDKERRENQERFSRDDIRIIVATIAFGMGINKPNVRFVIHYDLPASIDNYYQEIGRAGRDGLPAHCLLLFGYGDIQKVKFFIRQKNASEQQVSNVLLKNLIGFAETHLCRRIPLLNYFGETDGPDRCDMCDNCRTRKTAKELDNLNVPEHMRLSDLHKVERGETTFSGRLEVVKKDRGDSLNQNKNELMPSDVVLFEMLREKRKEIANQKNVYPFFIFYDRTLIEMATYYPVTRESLSMLYGMSSRKLEEYADTFLDIIKEHCEINDIQEQPKIAPIPESAFMPLHESGSDRHLVTGELFNQSKNIKQLGEILNIQQETVLKHLYQCLREKHTFRENDFLIDSKLTGEQQQAVLQAFARLGTERLRPVFEDLKGTISYNELHLLRLYHLCRVNNRPVNRKDFICLAVSRKYGGYCLAGKAWNSGKVGAWIRPVSSRGTGELSREEIIFDNGVIPKCMDIISIDVQGVKEHPYQKENFLIGEKSPCAWQWKLPYSALPDMADDVSDLWMTGFHGVTDMHDRVSEEELKKAAPPSLYLIKPDFFTLLVADDLFARKKVRARFSYRGTTYTLSVTDPVIEKTYLMKQRGEYPLSDQEIYLTISMGEPFNGYCYKLIAAVITME; from the coding sequence ATGAAAAGTGAGATAGAAGAAATAATGGAAATGTTTGATAAGACAATTTCCGGAAATGATCCTCTTCCCGAAGAAATGATTTGCAATACCAATCCGGATGTCGAACAGCGCAGTCAATACCGGACAATTCTAAAGACTATCTTTGGTTACGATACGTTCTGGCCTCTTCAGGAAAAAGTTATTGCTCATATATTGGAGAAAAAGGACGCCTTGGTAGTAATGCCTACCGGGGGCGGCAAGTCCCTTTGTTATCAGATTCCAGGAATGATTTTTGAGGGACTGACGATCGTGGTTTCTCCTCTGATTTCCCTCATGAAAGACCAGGTGGACCAGTTGTGGGAAAATGGCGTTCCCGCCCTTTTTCTGAACAGCTCCCTGAGTATGGAGGAATACCGGGATAATGTGACAAGGCTCAGGGACAATTCCGTCAAATTCCTGTACCTCTCCCCGGAAGCATTGCAGGCGACGCGAATGCTGGCCCTGCTGGCCGAGTTTAAGGTGGATTGCCTGGCCATTGACGAAGCCCATTGCATCTCCGAGTGGGGACACGATTTTCGCCCGGAATACCGGATGCTTGCCGATGCCCGCCGCGCTTTTCCCTCTGCCTGTTGCGTTGCGCTCACGGCCACGGCCACACCGCGCGTGCGGGCGGATATCAGGCAATTTCTCAATATCGACAAAAAGAGCGAGTACGTCGGTTCCTTCAACAGGCCGAATCTCTTTCTGGAAGTGGCGCCGAAGACCGAGCCCCTCAAAAAGGCGCTGGCCTTGATCGAAAGATATCAAAACGAATCGGGAATAATTTACTGCGGCAGCCGTCGCCAGACGGAAGAACTCTACCGCATCCTTCTGGACAGGGGATATTCGGTGCGGCCCTACCATGCGGGTTTGTCGGATAAAGAACGTCGGGAGAACCAGGAACGCTTCAGCCGCGACGACATCCGGATCATAGTAGCTACAATTGCCTTCGGCATGGGGATTAACAAACCCAATGTCCGGTTTGTTATCCACTATGATTTGCCCGCGAGCATCGACAACTACTACCAGGAGATCGGCCGGGCCGGACGGGATGGCCTCCCTGCGCATTGTCTTCTTCTGTTCGGGTATGGCGATATTCAAAAAGTGAAGTTTTTTATCAGACAAAAAAACGCTTCGGAACAACAGGTGAGCAATGTCCTTCTGAAAAATCTCATTGGGTTTGCTGAGACTCACCTCTGTCGGCGGATCCCCCTGTTGAATTATTTTGGCGAAACCGATGGTCCGGACCGTTGTGATATGTGCGACAATTGCAGGACGAGGAAAACAGCAAAGGAATTAGACAATCTAAATGTTCCCGAGCATATGCGCCTCTCCGATTTGCATAAAGTGGAGAGGGGAGAAACGACCTTTTCCGGAAGGCTGGAAGTTGTAAAAAAAGACCGGGGAGATTCCTTAAACCAAAATAAAAATGAGCTTATGCCGTCTGATGTGGTCCTTTTTGAAATGTTAAGGGAAAAACGCAAGGAAATCGCCAATCAGAAAAATGTTTACCCGTTTTTCATTTTCTACGATCGTACCTTGATAGAAATGGCCACATATTACCCCGTTACTCGTGAAAGTTTATCGATGCTCTATGGGATGAGCAGCAGAAAATTGGAAGAATACGCCGATACTTTTCTTGATATCATCAAAGAACATTGTGAAATAAATGATATACAGGAACAGCCAAAAATTGCGCCAATACCGGAATCAGCCTTCATGCCTTTGCACGAAAGCGGTTCAGACCGTCATCTTGTCACTGGCGAACTGTTTAATCAGAGTAAAAACATTAAACAACTGGGAGAAATTCTTAACATTCAGCAGGAAACGGTACTCAAGCATCTCTATCAGTGCCTCCGTGAAAAACATACCTTCCGTGAGAACGATTTTCTGATTGACTCCAAGTTGACGGGGGAACAGCAGCAAGCGGTGTTGCAGGCATTTGCCCGCCTGGGGACAGAGCGTCTTCGCCCTGTCTTTGAGGATTTGAAAGGGACGATTTCTTATAATGAGCTGCACCTCTTACGACTGTACCATTTATGCCGGGTGAACAATCGTCCGGTGAATCGCAAAGACTTTATCTGCCTGGCCGTATCCCGGAAATACGGCGGCTACTGTCTGGCGGGCAAGGCGTGGAATAGTGGAAAGGTCGGGGCATGGATTCGACCGGTAAGCAGCCGGGGCACCGGCGAACTTTCCAGGGAAGAGATAATTTTCGATAACGGCGTGATCCCGAAATGCATGGATATCATCAGCATCGATGTTCAAGGCGTCAAGGAACATCCTTACCAGAAGGAAAATTTTCTGATTGGAGAAAAGAGTCCCTGTGCTTGGCAATGGAAATTGCCTTATTCGGCACTTCCCGATATGGCGGATGACGTAAGCGATCTCTGGATGACCGGTTTTCACGGTGTAACAGACATGCATGACCGCGTGTCCGAAGAGGAGTTGAAAAAGGCTGCACCTCCTTCGCTATATCTGATCAAACCTGATTTTTTTACCCTGCTGGTGGCGGATGATCTTTTTGCAAGGAAAAAAGTTCGGGCCAGGTTCTCATACCGGGGAACAACTTACACCCTTTCGGTGACCGATCCCGTCATCGAAAAAACGTATCTCATGAAGCAGCGGGGCGAATACCCTTTGAGCGATCAGGAGATTTACCTGACAATCAGCATGGGGGAGCCATTCAATGGCTATTGCTACAAACTGATTGCCGCAGTGATTACAATGGAATAG